One Streptomyces sp. NBC_01237 genomic region harbors:
- a CDS encoding LacI family DNA-binding transcriptional regulator — protein MVDGVTLPAPRTGPAPRLSDIAGQAEVSEATVSRVLNGKPGVADTTRQRVLAALDILGYERPVRLRQRSAGLIGLVTPELTNPIFPAFAQSVEQVLAGHGYTPVLCTQLPGGATEDELVEQLVERGVGGIVFLSGLHADLSADPARYAALTERGVPFVLINGYNERISAPFVSPDDTAAVRMAVGHLADLGHRRIGLAIGPQRYVPSRRKRDGFLDASVSVLGLSRAEAELLVCSTLFSVEGGQVAAGALLDLGCTGIVCGSDLMALGVVRAARGRGLDVPRDVSVVGFDDSQLIAFTDPPLTTVRQPVQAMAAAAVGALLEEIGGSPVQRTEYVFQPELVVRGSTAAVVRAV, from the coding sequence GTGGTGGACGGTGTGACCCTGCCCGCACCCAGGACCGGTCCGGCGCCGCGGCTCTCCGACATCGCCGGACAGGCCGAGGTCAGCGAGGCGACCGTCAGCCGGGTGCTCAACGGGAAGCCGGGCGTCGCGGACACCACGCGTCAGCGGGTGCTCGCGGCGCTCGACATCCTCGGCTACGAACGGCCCGTGCGGCTGCGGCAGCGCAGCGCCGGACTGATCGGGCTGGTGACACCCGAACTCACCAACCCGATCTTCCCGGCCTTCGCGCAGTCCGTCGAACAGGTCCTGGCCGGGCACGGCTACACCCCGGTGCTCTGCACCCAGCTGCCGGGCGGCGCCACCGAGGACGAGCTCGTGGAGCAGCTCGTCGAACGGGGCGTCGGCGGCATCGTGTTCCTGTCCGGGCTGCACGCCGACCTGTCGGCCGACCCGGCGCGGTACGCCGCGCTCACCGAGCGCGGCGTACCGTTCGTCCTGATCAACGGCTACAACGAACGGATCAGCGCGCCGTTCGTCTCGCCCGACGACACCGCCGCCGTGCGGATGGCCGTGGGGCACCTGGCGGACCTGGGCCACCGCAGGATCGGTCTGGCGATCGGGCCGCAGCGCTACGTCCCCTCCCGCCGTAAGCGCGACGGTTTCCTCGACGCGTCGGTCTCGGTGCTCGGCCTGTCCCGGGCCGAGGCCGAACTCCTGGTCTGCTCCACGCTGTTCAGCGTGGAGGGCGGCCAGGTCGCGGCGGGCGCCCTGCTCGACCTGGGCTGCACCGGCATCGTCTGCGGGAGCGACCTGATGGCGCTCGGTGTGGTGCGGGCGGCCAGGGGGCGGGGGCTCGACGTCCCCCGCGACGTCTCGGTCGTCGGCTTCGACGACTCGCAGCTGATCGCGTTCACCGACCCGCCGCTGACCACGGTGCGCCAGCCCGTGCAGGCGATGGCCGCGGCGGCGGTGGGCGCCCTGCTGGAGGAGATCGGCGGCAGCCCGGTGCAGCGCACGGAGTACGTGTTCCAGCCGGAGCTGGTGGTACGGGGGTCGACGGCTGCGGTGGTGCGCGCCGTCTGA
- a CDS encoding carbohydrate-binding module family 20 domain-containing protein, with amino-acid sequence MARRPLSAALALVAGAAVLAVPAQLGAADTAQAAGPGDKDVTAVMFEWKFDSIAKACTDTLGPAGYGFVQVSPPQEHIQGGQWWTSYQPVSYRIAGRLGDRNAFAAMVNTCHGAGVKVVADAVINHMSAGSGTGTGGSAYGKYDYPGIYSVNDMNDCQAPITNYGDRGNVQNCELVGLADLDTGEDYVRGRIAGYLNDLLSLGVDGFRIDAAKHMPAGDLAAIKSRLSNPGVYWKQEAIHGGGEAVSPSEYLGTGDVQEFRYARGLKQTFLNENLANLKNYGEGWGFMESGKSAVFVDNHDTERNGETLTYKNGADYTLANVFMLAWPYGSPDVHSGYEWSDKDAGPPNGGQVGACYSDGWKCQHAWREISTMVGFRNAARGQAVTDWWDNGADRIAFGRGAKAYVAINHEGSALTRTFQTSLPAGDYCDIQSGNGVTVDGSGRFTATLGADTAVALHAGARTCAGGGTGPTDPGTGQSGASFGVNATTQPGQNIYVTGDQQALGSWDPAKALKLDPATYPVWKLDVSLPAGTSFAYKYLRKDAAGNVTWESGANRTATVPASGRSPLTGDVWRG; translated from the coding sequence ATGGCACGCAGACCCCTCTCCGCCGCGCTCGCACTCGTGGCGGGCGCCGCTGTCCTCGCCGTCCCCGCCCAACTCGGCGCGGCGGACACCGCACAGGCCGCCGGTCCGGGCGACAAGGACGTCACCGCCGTGATGTTCGAGTGGAAGTTCGACTCCATAGCCAAGGCGTGCACGGACACCCTCGGTCCGGCCGGCTACGGCTTCGTCCAGGTCTCGCCGCCCCAGGAGCACATCCAGGGCGGCCAGTGGTGGACCTCCTACCAGCCCGTCAGCTACCGGATAGCCGGCCGGCTCGGCGACCGGAACGCCTTCGCCGCCATGGTGAACACGTGTCACGGGGCGGGGGTCAAGGTCGTCGCCGACGCCGTCATCAACCACATGTCGGCCGGCTCGGGCACCGGCACCGGGGGCTCCGCCTACGGCAAGTACGACTACCCGGGCATCTACTCGGTCAACGACATGAACGACTGCCAGGCGCCGATCACCAACTACGGCGACCGCGGCAACGTACAGAACTGCGAACTCGTCGGCCTGGCCGACCTGGACACCGGCGAGGACTACGTACGCGGCAGGATCGCCGGGTACCTCAACGACCTGCTCTCCCTCGGCGTCGACGGCTTCCGGATCGACGCGGCCAAGCACATGCCCGCCGGTGACCTCGCCGCCATCAAGTCCCGGCTGAGCAACCCCGGTGTCTACTGGAAGCAGGAGGCCATCCACGGCGGCGGCGAGGCCGTCTCGCCCTCCGAGTACCTCGGCACCGGCGACGTCCAGGAATTCCGCTACGCCCGCGGCCTCAAGCAGACCTTCCTCAACGAGAACCTCGCCAACCTGAAGAACTACGGCGAGGGCTGGGGCTTCATGGAGTCGGGCAAATCGGCGGTCTTCGTCGACAACCACGACACCGAGCGCAACGGCGAGACGCTGACCTACAAGAACGGCGCGGACTACACCCTCGCCAATGTCTTCATGCTGGCCTGGCCCTACGGCTCCCCGGACGTCCACTCCGGATACGAGTGGTCCGACAAGGACGCCGGACCTCCCAACGGCGGCCAGGTCGGCGCCTGTTACAGCGACGGCTGGAAGTGCCAGCACGCCTGGCGCGAGATCTCCACCATGGTCGGCTTCCGCAACGCCGCCCGCGGTCAGGCGGTCACCGACTGGTGGGACAACGGCGCCGACCGGATCGCGTTCGGACGGGGCGCGAAGGCGTACGTCGCCATCAACCACGAGGGCTCCGCCCTGACCCGTACGTTCCAGACGTCGCTGCCCGCCGGTGACTACTGCGACATCCAGTCCGGCAACGGCGTCACCGTCGACGGATCGGGCCGGTTCACCGCCACCCTCGGCGCCGACACCGCCGTCGCGCTGCACGCGGGCGCCCGCACCTGCGCCGGCGGCGGTACCGGTCCGACCGACCCCGGTACGGGCCAGTCCGGCGCCTCCTTCGGCGTCAACGCCACCACCCAGCCCGGCCAGAACATCTACGTCACCGGCGACCAGCAGGCCCTCGGCTCCTGGGACCCCGCCAAGGCACTGAAGCTCGACCCGGCCACGTACCCCGTCTGGAAGCTCGATGTGAGTCTGCCCGCCGGTACGTCCTTCGCGTACAAGTACCTCCGCAAGGACGCGGCCGGCAACGTCACCTGGGAGAGCGGCGCCAACCGCACCGCCACCGTCCCGGCCTCCGGCAGGTCCCCGCTGACCGGCGACGTCTGGCGCGGCTGA